The Pseudomonas wenzhouensis genome has a segment encoding these proteins:
- a CDS encoding histidine kinase, translating to MSALGRINLVVSLLFVLVTLAGLALLLRQASHDVQRELQAAEAVVEYLGEVARNNPGSLRPELTNNLRHIRVSWLRPGEEPRAQSKPVIERWIAARLLGPAPLTAEVWPLAEGRVLHITLDPFDEIEEIQDSLLQLLLLSAFALILSLLTIRLAVSHAQRVLDELLAGLSEVGAGHFDTRLRDHGVAEARRLAGNFNAMATTLQQVQADNAELTQALLALQERERTRLGQTLHDDLGQYLSGIRAQACLLKVIADRPQQVQDTARLLDDNCERLQQGFRSLIRDLYPVVLERLELGPALQQLAADWQQAQGIRCRLQLGERLPSLPLASKAHLYRLVQEALTNVARHAEASEVRIRLQRRGQGLRLLVRDNGQGTALPLRPGIGLRSMRERSRSLGGELRLHSRPQAGWALCLNIPLEAAS from the coding sequence ATGAGCGCCCTCGGCCGTATCAACTTGGTGGTCAGCCTGCTGTTCGTGCTGGTCACCCTGGCAGGGCTGGCGCTGTTGTTGCGTCAGGCCAGCCATGACGTGCAGCGCGAGTTGCAGGCCGCCGAAGCGGTAGTCGAATACCTCGGCGAAGTGGCGCGCAACAATCCGGGCAGCCTGCGCCCGGAGTTGACCAATAACCTGCGGCACATCCGCGTGAGCTGGCTGCGTCCGGGCGAAGAGCCCAGGGCGCAGAGCAAGCCTGTCATCGAACGCTGGATCGCTGCCCGTCTGCTCGGCCCGGCGCCGCTGACGGCCGAGGTCTGGCCGCTAGCAGAGGGCCGCGTGTTGCACATTACCCTCGACCCTTTCGATGAAATCGAGGAAATCCAGGACTCGCTGTTGCAACTGTTGTTGCTCAGTGCCTTCGCCCTGATCCTCAGTCTGCTGACCATTCGTCTTGCCGTGAGCCACGCTCAACGGGTGCTGGACGAATTGCTCGCCGGCTTGAGCGAAGTTGGCGCCGGTCACTTCGATACCCGTCTGCGTGATCATGGCGTGGCTGAAGCCAGGCGTCTTGCCGGTAACTTCAACGCCATGGCCACCACCCTGCAGCAGGTGCAGGCGGACAACGCCGAGCTGACCCAGGCGTTGCTGGCGCTGCAGGAGCGCGAGCGCACGCGCCTTGGCCAGACCCTGCATGACGACCTCGGCCAGTACCTGAGTGGCATCCGTGCCCAGGCCTGCCTGCTCAAGGTGATTGCCGACCGGCCGCAGCAGGTGCAGGACACCGCGCGCCTGCTCGACGATAACTGCGAGCGCCTGCAGCAGGGCTTTCGCAGCCTGATCCGCGACCTCTATCCGGTGGTGCTGGAGCGCCTGGAGCTGGGCCCGGCGCTGCAGCAACTGGCAGCCGACTGGCAGCAGGCGCAAGGCATTCGCTGCCGTCTGCAACTGGGCGAGCGCCTGCCGAGCCTGCCGCTGGCAAGCAAAGCCCACCTCTATCGCCTGGTGCAGGAGGCGCTGACCAACGTCGCCCGCCATGCCGAGGCCAGCGAAGTACGCATTCGCCTGCAACGCCGTGGCCAGGGCTTGCGCCTGCTGGTGCGTGATAACGGCCAGGGCACTGCACTGCCGCTGCGCCCCGGCATCGGCCTGCGCTCGATGCGCGAACGCAGCCGCAGCCTCGGCGGCGAACTGCGCCTGCACAGCCGCCCGCAAGCCGGTTGGGCGCTGTGTCTGAACATTCCTCTGGAGGCCGCGTCATGA
- a CDS encoding response regulator transcription factor, producing the protein MKILLVDDHAVVRQGYASLLRALLPEVQLREACDGEQALQRVQEEIPNLVIMDIGLPGISGLETTRRLRQRLPQLRVLFFSMHDELPLVRQALDAGAIGYLTKNSSPEVLVEAVKRTAAGHAYIEQQLATQLACNPASSDGLDPRLRELTQREFEIFVMLARGLPPRQIAEKLCISAKTLSNYQTLVKNKLQISSQAELVHLAIDSGVVRVGMESA; encoded by the coding sequence ATGAAGATTCTATTGGTGGACGATCACGCCGTGGTGCGCCAGGGCTACGCCAGCCTGCTGCGCGCGCTGTTGCCGGAGGTGCAGCTGCGTGAAGCCTGCGATGGCGAACAGGCTCTGCAACGGGTGCAGGAGGAGATTCCCAATCTGGTGATCATGGACATCGGCCTGCCCGGCATCAGCGGCCTGGAAACCACCCGCCGCCTGCGTCAGCGCCTGCCGCAACTGCGCGTGTTGTTTTTCAGCATGCACGACGAACTGCCCCTGGTACGCCAGGCACTGGACGCCGGTGCCATCGGCTACCTGACCAAGAACTCCTCGCCGGAAGTGTTGGTAGAAGCGGTCAAACGCACCGCCGCCGGCCACGCCTATATCGAGCAGCAGTTGGCGACCCAACTGGCCTGCAATCCCGCAAGCAGCGACGGCCTCGATCCGCGCCTGCGCGAACTGACCCAGCGCGAGTTCGAAATCTTCGTCATGCTCGCCCGCGGCCTGCCACCCCGGCAGATCGCCGAGAAGCTGTGCATCAGCGCCAAGACCCTGTCCAACTACCAGACCCTGGTAAAGAACAAACTGCAGATCAGCTCGCAGGCGGAGTTGGTGCATTTGGCGATTGATAGTGGGGTGGTCAGGGTGGGGATGGAGAGTGCCTGA
- a CDS encoding pentapeptide repeat-containing protein produces MNYLPLLIPVLLLVIGSHAIGAETDGVPQINGCRIEPDSQCPNANLRGADLRNLDMRRMNLSGADLSGADLRHATLDLANLERAKLRGANLTRASLQQSNLRLADLSGANLVAISGWALFAQAAQFEGADMRAANLEFARLSGAKLHNVQLQAANLEMTWLSKADLKGAHLEDANLQEVKLGGSNLENANLTGARTRFGNFQDANMPGCIDCPKGWD; encoded by the coding sequence ATGAACTACCTGCCCCTGCTTATTCCGGTTCTGCTGCTGGTAATCGGCAGCCACGCCATCGGCGCCGAGACCGACGGCGTGCCACAGATCAACGGCTGCCGTATCGAACCCGATAGCCAATGCCCCAACGCCAACCTGCGCGGCGCCGACCTGCGCAACCTCGACATGCGCCGCATGAACCTGTCCGGTGCTGACCTTTCCGGCGCTGACCTGCGTCACGCCACGCTGGACCTGGCCAACCTGGAAAGAGCCAAGCTGCGTGGCGCCAACCTGACCCGCGCCAGCCTGCAACAAAGCAACCTGCGCCTGGCCGACCTGTCTGGCGCCAACCTGGTGGCCATCAGCGGCTGGGCGCTGTTCGCCCAGGCGGCACAATTCGAAGGCGCTGACATGCGCGCCGCCAACCTGGAGTTCGCCCGCCTCTCCGGCGCCAAACTGCACAACGTCCAGCTGCAGGCCGCCAACCTGGAAATGACCTGGCTGAGCAAGGCCGACCTCAAGGGCGCGCACCTGGAAGATGCCAACCTGCAGGAAGTGAAACTCGGCGGCTCCAACCTGGAAAATGCCAACCTCACAGGTGCACGCACCCGCTTCGGCAACTTTCAGGACGCCAACATGCCCGGCTGCATCGACTGCCCGAAAGGCTGGGACTGA